One genomic region from Nilaparvata lugens isolate BPH chromosome 3, ASM1435652v1, whole genome shotgun sequence encodes:
- the LOC111058286 gene encoding RNA-binding protein Rsf1, with protein sequence MGDFGGPRGTRVYVGGLNAHIKKEEIEDEFKRFGRLNSVWVAYNPPGFAFVEFASEGDAETACDSLNNSSLLGPKLRVEISRGRSRGRGGFRGSRGGGGGFRGGRDGGERSFGGGGRGGPYERNGGGFRGGSRGGSMGRRGGSSGGGRFDDFDRSRGSPYSSGPPSRGAGGYGSRQPVRDDYERERDYGAREYSSSSSYRTSRGGPSSYAPVSGDRYGGRESLRDSYESNGYYRDPPMREPPAGRFRSRSPIPRASVRDYEPRESAYSGRSPAPKPYPRAGGYSKPPY encoded by the exons ATGGGCGACTTTGGAGGTCCGCGCGGCACCCGCGTGTACGTGGGCGGACTGAACGCGCACATCAAGAAGGAGGAGATTGAAGATGAGTTCAAGCGATTCGGGCGGCTGAACAGCGTTTGGGTTGCATACAATCCGCCAGGCTTTGCGTTCGTCGAGTTTGCCAGCGAGGGGGACGCCGAAACGGCCTGTGACTCGCTCAACAACAGCTCCCTGCTCGGGCCCAAGTTGAGGGTCGAAATATCCAGGGGTAGGAGTCGTGGGCGGGGAGGGTTTAGGGGCAGTAGAGGGGGTGGAGGAGGATTCAGGGGAGGTAGGGATGGTGGAGAGAGGAGTTTCGGGGGAGGTGGTAGAGGGGGGCCGTACGAGAGGAATGGCGGAGGGTTCCGTGGAGGGAGTAGGGGTGGAAGCATGGGGAGGAGGGGTGGTAGTTCAGGTGGTGGTAGGTTTGACGACTTTGATAGGAGTAGGGGCTCGCCATACTCGAGTGGCCCCCCCAGCCGGGGGGCTGGAGGCTACGGGAGCAGACAGCCTGTGAGAGACGACTACGAAAGAGAGCGTGACTATGGCGCGAGGGAATATTCGAGCAGCTCCAGCTACCGCACGAGCCGTGGCGGCCCGTCGAGCTATGCGCCGGTCTCTGGTGACCGCTACGGCGGCCGGGAGTCGCTGCGGGACAGCTACGAGTCGAACGGCTACTATAGAGACCCGCCCATGCGAGAGCCCCCTGCAGGCAGGTTCCGAAGTCGGTCACCGATACCGCGAGCAAG TGTACGTGACTACGAGCCAAGAGAGTCTGCGTATTCAGGCCGATCACCGGCACCGAAACCATATCCACGAGCCGGCGGCTATTCCAAACCACCGTACTAA